CAAGATCGCCGCGGTTCCCCAAATGGGCAGGGCCTGCTTTTCGCCATGTCCCTGACCGGCGGTCTTGGCATGGCCGTCGTTTTGGTCGTCGCTATGAGCGGCGCCCTGCGGCGCGGCGTGCGGGTCTCCATGTCCTGCGCCATGTCCCTTGAAAAGAATCGTGCACAGCGCGGGGCTGAGCGTCAGTGAATTGAACGCCGAGATGACCGTTGAAGCGGCGATCGTCAAGGCAAACTGCTTAAAGAACTCGCCGCTGATGCCGGCCATGAACGCCGTGGGAACGAACACGGCGCAAAGCACAAGCGCAATGGCGATCACCGGCCCGGCCACTTCGGTCATCGCGCGGCGGGAGGCGTCGCGCGAGTTCATGCCCATCGCAAGGTAGCGCTCGACGTTTTCCACCACCACAATTGCATCATCCACCACGATCCCGATCGCCAGCACCAGGCCAAACAGCGAGAGATTGTTGAGCGAAAAGCCGAGCATTCCCATCACGGCAAACGTGCCGATCAGCGACACCGGCACCGCGATCATCGGCACGATCGTCGCCCGCCAGTCCTGCAAGAACACCAACACCACGATGAACACCAGCGCGAAGGCTTCGAGCAGCGTCTTGAACACCTCGTGGATCGATTCGTCGACAAACACCGTCGTGTCGTAGTGGATCTGGTATTCAACCCCCTCGGGGAAGCGCTGGCTGAGCGTGCGCATCTTCTCGCGAATCGCCTCGGCCGTTTTGAGCGCATTCGAGCCGGGCAATTGGAAAACGGCCATCGTCACGGCGGGCTTGCCATCGAGGTAACTATTCACGTCGTAGTTCTTCGCGCCCAACTCGATCCCTTTTTCGAGTTCCTTTCCGTCGTTGCCGTAGGTCGTGTCGCGGATGACGTTGCGGAGGAAGACGTTCTGCCCCTGTTCGCCGCTCTTGACGACGATTTCGCCAAACTGTTTTTCATCGACCAACCGCCCTTGAGTGTTGATGGTAAGTTGATAGGCGAGCTTGGAGCCGGCGGGCACCGGCGGCTGCCCGAGCCGCCCTGCAGCCACTTGCGTGTTCTGCTCGCGAACAGCATTGATCACGTCGCCGGCAGTAAGATTCTTTGAGGCCAGCTTTTCCGGATCGAGCCAGATTCGCAGGCTGTAGTCGCGCGGGCCGAGGAAGGAAACGTCGCCCACGCCCTTCACCCGCGCCAATTCATCCTTGATCTCGCGCAGCGCGAAATTACTCAAGTAAAGCTGGTCATACCGCTGGTCCGGCGAGACGATGTTGACGCACATCAGGATCGCCGGCGACTTCTTCTTCGTTGTCACACCCAGCCGCTTCACCTCGTCGGGCAGCTTGGCCTCCGCGATCGCCACGCGGTTCTGCACGAGCACCTGAGCCATGTCGAGATCGGTGCCCACCTCGAAGGTCACGTCCAGCAGCATTTGCCCGT
The sequence above is drawn from the Pirellulales bacterium genome and encodes:
- a CDS encoding efflux RND transporter permease subunit, coding for MISHFFIDHPIFATVLSIVIVIVGGVAVVGLPVAQYPEVAPPVVQVSATYPGANAKTVADIVAIPIEQEVNGVENMLYMSSRSTNDGQMLLDVTFEVGTDLDMAQVLVQNRVAIAEAKLPDEVKRLGVTTKKKSPAILMCVNIVSPDQRYDQLYLSNFALREIKDELARVKGVGDVSFLGPRDYSLRIWLDPEKLASKNLTAGDVINAVREQNTQVAAGRLGQPPVPAGSKLAYQLTINTQGRLVDEKQFGEIVVKSGEQGQNVFLRNVIRDTTYGNDGKELEKGIELGAKNYDVNSYLDGKPAVTMAVFQLPGSNALKTAEAIREKMRTLSQRFPEGVEYQIHYDTTVFVDESIHEVFKTLLEAFALVFIVVLVFLQDWRATIVPMIAVPVSLIGTFAVMGMLGFSLNNLSLFGLVLAIGIVVDDAIVVVENVERYLAMGMNSRDASRRAMTEVAGPVIAIALVLCAVFVPTAFMAGISGEFFKQFALTIAASTVISAFNSLTLSPALCTILFKGHGAGHGDPHAAPQGAAHSDDQNDGHAKTAGQGHGEKQALPIWGTAAILSIVGYVMLTPLIAPLFGGGLGPAAHGAEGGHGSGGGGSAIAGALAALIG